From a region of the Rhodothermales bacterium genome:
- a CDS encoding ATP-binding cassette domain-containing protein, giving the protein MIQFSDVGLAYPTPEGGSRTVFEDVTFEVEPGSFVYLIGQTGSGKSSLLKLLYMDRAPDRGVVRVGHYRSDQIKAKEIPYLRRSLGVVFQDFQLLPDRDAYENVAFALYATGKSGSAVKQRVLQVMARVGLTHRQRAMPHELSGGEQQRACIARALANEPSVLLADEPTGNLDPAVADGIHDLLIRLHRQGMTVLMATHDYRLVRRFPARTLALTKRRIVEVAPESLVEGERTG; this is encoded by the coding sequence ATGATCCAGTTCAGCGACGTGGGCCTCGCCTATCCGACGCCGGAGGGCGGGAGCCGGACCGTCTTCGAGGACGTGACGTTCGAGGTCGAGCCCGGCAGCTTCGTCTACCTCATCGGGCAGACGGGGAGCGGGAAGAGCTCGCTCCTGAAGCTGCTCTACATGGACCGCGCGCCAGACCGCGGCGTCGTCCGCGTCGGCCACTACCGCTCGGATCAGATCAAGGCGAAGGAGATCCCGTACCTCCGGCGCTCGCTCGGCGTCGTGTTCCAGGACTTCCAACTGCTGCCCGACCGCGATGCGTACGAGAACGTCGCGTTCGCGCTCTACGCGACGGGCAAGAGCGGGAGCGCCGTCAAGCAGCGCGTGCTGCAAGTGATGGCGCGCGTCGGGCTGACGCACCGGCAGCGGGCGATGCCGCACGAGCTCTCCGGCGGCGAGCAGCAGCGGGCCTGCATCGCCCGCGCCCTCGCGAATGAGCCCTCCGTCCTCCTCGCCGACGAGCCCACCGGCAACCTCGACCCCGCCGTGGCCGACGGCATCCACGACCTCCTCATCCGGCTCCACCGGCAGGGGATGACCGTGCTGATGGCGACGCACGACTACCGCCTCGTCCGCCGCTTCCCCGCGCGCACGCTCGCGCTTACGAAGCGCCGCATCGTCGAGGTCGCGCCGGAGAGCCTGGTCGAGGGGGAGCGGACGGGCTGA
- a CDS encoding class I SAM-dependent methyltransferase — translation MASSDSPVTPYDALAAGYDVVMAHVDYGEWAEYVLDLFEEHEAWPQSVLELGCGTGSLALEMQERGPHGGFRYLATDRSPAMIRVARAKAKLQGRAAGRLRFDVADFTDFEFDERFDAALLLYDGLNYLLEDEEVAVMLAHVHDVLAPGGVFVLDQSTPTNSVNNAEYFGDEGEAEAFAYVRRSGYDPATRLHTTEFDMTVEGETYTERHVQRAYTLAEIEALVAASPLETVAAYDGFTTDPATEASERIHWVLRRAD, via the coding sequence ATGGCCTCCTCCGACTCTCCCGTCACCCCCTACGACGCCCTTGCCGCTGGCTACGACGTCGTGATGGCCCACGTCGACTACGGCGAGTGGGCCGAGTACGTCCTCGACCTCTTCGAGGAGCACGAGGCGTGGCCGCAGTCCGTGCTCGAACTGGGCTGCGGGACAGGGAGCCTCGCGCTCGAGATGCAGGAGCGCGGGCCGCACGGCGGCTTCCGCTACCTCGCCACCGACCGCTCGCCGGCCATGATCCGCGTCGCCCGCGCGAAGGCGAAACTGCAGGGCCGCGCGGCGGGCCGCCTCCGGTTCGACGTGGCGGACTTCACGGACTTCGAGTTCGACGAGCGCTTCGACGCGGCGCTTCTGCTCTACGATGGGCTGAATTACCTCCTCGAAGACGAAGAGGTCGCCGTGATGCTGGCGCACGTCCACGACGTGCTCGCCCCCGGCGGCGTGTTCGTCCTCGACCAGAGCACGCCGACCAACTCCGTCAACAACGCCGAGTACTTCGGCGACGAGGGCGAGGCGGAGGCGTTCGCGTACGTCCGCCGCAGCGGCTACGACCCCGCGACGCGGCTCCACACCACGGAGTTCGACATGACCGTGGAGGGGGAGACGTACACGGAGCGGCACGTCCAGCGCGCCTACACCCTCGCCGAAATCGAGGCGCTCGTCGCGGCGTCGCCGCTGGAGACGGTCGCCGCGTACGACGGCTTCACCACCGACCCCGCCACCGAGGCGTCCGAGCGCATCCACTGGGTGCTGCGCCGGGCCGACTGA
- a CDS encoding sodium:alanine symporter family protein produces METLDNIISRLEYFVWSWPEIGGELSFIVIALLGVGVFLTIRLGFIQLRYLGHGIAVTTGKYDDPDEPGDVPHFQALTTALSATVGIGNIAGVAIAIHWGGPGALFWMWVTALLGMAVKYSEVTLAQHYRVVEFPDRESKAWEGSVSGGPMYYIERGLGEKWKPLAVFFAGALMITSFLTGNAVQANTVADIINTEFGVEAWITGLITATIVGLVIVGGIGRIGKVTGVLAPLMALIYVVGALMIIFANIGEVPGAFALIFTEAFNPTAGVAGTGTGVFLLTMMWGVRRGLFSNEAGQGSAPIAHAAAKTDEPVSEGVVALLEPFIDTIIICSMTGLVIITTGVWNTPIPTSMDLRSGDATYVMPDERGVFAGGDAPEQIFVEGGIPVMQNGQRSFAWHDVAVEQFWIDESRETPFSGRIIQNYDDPATPAREQLTAAVDSDGNAYTVLFGDAVETAAPLTSAAFEKGLGNYGLGGLGKLIVLVSVLLFAISTSISWSYYGDRCANYLFGSKGILPYKAVFVVMHFVGAVASLATIWVIGDIALGLVTFPNLIALVMLSGVVVKLTKSYFERKPWLENAEVHKRVVAEKKAGKKKL; encoded by the coding sequence ATGGAAACCCTCGACAACATCATCAGTCGGCTGGAATACTTCGTCTGGTCGTGGCCGGAGATCGGCGGCGAGCTCTCGTTCATCGTGATCGCCCTCCTCGGCGTGGGCGTGTTCCTCACGATCCGGCTCGGGTTCATCCAGCTCCGCTATCTCGGCCACGGCATCGCCGTCACGACGGGGAAGTACGACGACCCCGATGAGCCGGGCGACGTGCCGCACTTCCAGGCCCTCACGACCGCGCTCTCCGCGACCGTCGGCATCGGCAACATCGCGGGCGTCGCGATCGCGATCCACTGGGGCGGGCCGGGCGCGCTCTTCTGGATGTGGGTGACGGCGCTCCTCGGCATGGCCGTGAAGTACTCTGAGGTCACGCTCGCGCAGCACTACCGCGTCGTGGAGTTCCCCGACCGCGAGTCGAAGGCGTGGGAGGGCTCGGTCTCGGGCGGGCCGATGTACTACATCGAGCGCGGGCTCGGCGAGAAGTGGAAGCCGCTCGCCGTGTTCTTCGCCGGCGCGCTTATGATCACGAGCTTCCTCACAGGGAATGCCGTGCAGGCGAACACCGTAGCCGACATCATCAACACCGAGTTCGGAGTGGAGGCGTGGATCACCGGGCTCATCACGGCGACGATCGTCGGGCTCGTGATCGTCGGCGGGATCGGGCGGATCGGGAAGGTGACGGGCGTGCTCGCCCCGCTGATGGCACTGATCTACGTCGTCGGCGCGCTGATGATCATCTTCGCCAACATCGGCGAGGTGCCCGGCGCGTTCGCGCTCATCTTCACTGAGGCGTTCAACCCGACAGCGGGCGTCGCCGGGACAGGCACAGGCGTCTTCCTCCTCACGATGATGTGGGGCGTCCGGCGCGGGTTGTTCTCGAACGAGGCCGGGCAGGGCTCAGCCCCGATTGCCCACGCGGCGGCGAAGACCGACGAGCCGGTGTCGGAGGGCGTCGTCGCCCTCCTCGAACCGTTCATCGACACGATCATCATCTGCTCGATGACCGGCCTCGTCATCATCACGACGGGCGTCTGGAACACCCCGATCCCGACCTCGATGGACCTCCGGTCGGGCGATGCGACCTACGTCATGCCCGACGAGCGCGGCGTCTTCGCCGGCGGCGATGCGCCCGAGCAGATCTTCGTCGAGGGCGGCATCCCCGTGATGCAGAACGGGCAGCGCTCGTTCGCGTGGCACGACGTGGCCGTCGAGCAGTTCTGGATCGATGAGTCGCGCGAGACGCCGTTCTCCGGCCGCATCATCCAGAACTACGACGACCCGGCGACGCCCGCGCGCGAGCAGTTGACCGCGGCCGTGGACTCGGACGGCAACGCCTACACCGTCCTCTTCGGCGATGCCGTGGAGACGGCCGCGCCGCTGACGAGCGCCGCCTTCGAGAAGGGGCTCGGCAACTACGGGCTCGGCGGGCTCGGCAAGCTCATCGTGCTCGTCTCCGTCCTCCTCTTCGCGATCTCGACGAGCATCTCGTGGAGCTACTACGGCGACCGCTGCGCGAACTACCTCTTCGGCTCGAAGGGCATCCTGCCGTACAAGGCCGTCTTCGTGGTGATGCACTTCGTCGGCGCCGTGGCGAGCCTCGCGACGATCTGGGTGATCGGCGACATCGCCCTCGGCCTCGTGACGTTCCCGAACCTCATCGCGCTCGTGATGCTCTCGGGGGTCGTCGTGAAGCTCACGAAGAGCTACTTCGAGCGGAAGCCGTGGCTCGAGAACGCCGAGGTCCACAAGCGCGTCGTGGCCGAGAAGAAGGCCGGCAAAAAGAAATTGTAA